The following proteins are co-located in the Streptomyces sp. DT2A-34 genome:
- a CDS encoding riboflavin synthase: MFTGIVEELGQVTAVETLDDACRFRLCGPVVTDGAKHGDSIAVNGVCLTVVDHEGDEFTADVMAETLDRSSLGALTVGSRVNLERPTAVGARLGGHIVQGHVDGTGEVLERKPSEHWEIVKISLPADLSRYVVEKGSITVDGISLTVVDAGPDYFTVSLIPTTLDLTTLGLKQPGDPVNLEVDVIAKYVERMLGDRLSSEGATAK, from the coding sequence GTGTTCACCGGAATCGTCGAAGAGCTGGGCCAGGTCACGGCCGTCGAGACCCTCGACGACGCCTGTCGCTTCCGACTGTGCGGTCCCGTCGTCACCGACGGCGCGAAGCACGGAGACTCCATCGCCGTCAACGGCGTCTGCCTCACGGTCGTCGACCACGAGGGCGACGAGTTCACCGCCGACGTCATGGCGGAGACGCTCGACCGCTCCAGCCTGGGCGCCCTCACCGTCGGCTCCCGCGTCAACCTGGAGCGCCCCACCGCCGTCGGCGCGCGCCTCGGCGGGCACATCGTGCAGGGGCACGTCGACGGCACCGGCGAGGTGCTGGAGCGCAAGCCCTCCGAGCACTGGGAGATCGTGAAGATCTCGCTCCCCGCGGACCTGTCCCGGTACGTCGTCGAGAAGGGCTCCATCACCGTCGACGGCATCAGCCTCACCGTCGTCGACGCCGGGCCCGACTACTTCACCGTCAGCCTCATCCCGACCACCCTCGACCTGACCACGCTCGGCCTGAAGCAGCCCGGCGACCCGGTCAACCTCGAGGTCGACGTCATCGCCAAGTACGTCGAGCGGATGCTGGGCGACCGGCTCTCCTCCGAAGGGGCGACGGCCAAGTGA
- a CDS encoding nicotinamide mononucleotide transporter family protein: MNSLNSEAFALFGQHILWSDMIGNLFGLAALALGWRRSIWTWPVQFLAGLILFGAFFGHLTGSAGKQAVVMLVALYGWWQWQRGKGQTEDGHIAVRFATWRERGAMVAAAAAGTVVVALLFKAYPSLSWDPWPDAYIFVGTVVAMYAQARGMVEFWFAWLLVDLVGVPLNFANGYAFSGFVYVIYGALVLWGMRDWWLRSREDARPVLEGAPA; the protein is encoded by the coding sequence GTGAACTCGCTGAACTCCGAGGCCTTCGCCCTGTTCGGCCAGCACATCCTCTGGTCGGACATGATCGGCAACCTCTTCGGCCTGGCCGCCCTCGCCCTCGGCTGGCGGCGCTCCATATGGACCTGGCCCGTGCAGTTCCTGGCCGGCCTGATCCTCTTCGGCGCCTTCTTCGGCCACCTCACCGGCAGCGCGGGCAAGCAGGCGGTCGTCATGCTCGTCGCGCTGTACGGCTGGTGGCAGTGGCAGCGCGGCAAGGGGCAGACGGAGGACGGCCACATCGCCGTACGGTTCGCCACCTGGCGCGAGCGCGGCGCGATGGTCGCGGCGGCCGCCGCCGGCACCGTCGTGGTGGCGCTGCTCTTCAAGGCGTACCCGAGCCTGTCCTGGGACCCCTGGCCCGACGCGTACATCTTCGTCGGCACCGTCGTCGCCATGTACGCCCAGGCGCGCGGCATGGTCGAGTTCTGGTTCGCCTGGCTGCTCGTCGACCTGGTCGGCGTGCCCCTGAACTTCGCCAACGGCTACGCCTTCTCCGGCTTCGTCTACGTCATCTACGGCGCACTCGTCCTGTGGGGCATGCGCGACTGGTGGCTGCGCTCCCGCGAGGACGCGCGGCCCGTCCTGGAAGGAGCGCCGGCATGA
- a CDS encoding bifunctional 3,4-dihydroxy-2-butanone-4-phosphate synthase/GTP cyclohydrolase II, giving the protein MTTAPILYSTDGFEDLSLDPIERAIADIAAGRPVVVVDDEDRENEGDLVIAAEHATPEIVAFMMSECRGLICAPMEPEELDRLGLQQMVDDNTESMKTAFTVSVDASAAHGVTTGISASDRATTLQLLASGRAEPSDLVRPGHIFPLRARSGGVLVRNGHTEAAVDLARLAGLRPAGAIVEIAGEDGEMLRLPELIPFARKHGLTIISIEDLIAYRRSAEPTVRREAETRLPTAHGTFTAYGYRSTVDGVEHVALVHGEIGDGEDVLVRVHSECLTGDVFSSLRCDCGPQLDASLQRIQAEGRGVVVYLRGHEGRGIGLLSKLRAYELQENGRDTLDANLELGLPADARDYGAGAQILTDLGITSVRLMTNNPDKSDALVRHGIKVSDREPMPVQAGEHNLRYLRTKRDRMGHDLPWLDTAPVSTCSNQ; this is encoded by the coding sequence ATGACCACGGCACCGATCCTGTACAGCACCGACGGTTTCGAGGACCTCAGCCTCGACCCGATCGAGCGGGCCATCGCCGACATCGCCGCGGGCCGCCCCGTCGTGGTCGTCGACGACGAGGACCGCGAGAACGAGGGCGACCTCGTCATCGCCGCCGAACACGCGACACCCGAGATCGTCGCGTTCATGATGAGCGAGTGCCGCGGCCTGATCTGCGCCCCCATGGAGCCCGAGGAGCTCGACCGGCTGGGACTGCAGCAGATGGTCGACGACAACACCGAGTCCATGAAGACCGCGTTCACCGTGTCCGTGGACGCCTCCGCCGCGCACGGTGTGACCACCGGCATCTCCGCCTCCGACCGGGCGACCACCCTTCAGCTCCTCGCGAGCGGCAGGGCGGAGCCGTCGGACCTCGTCCGCCCCGGCCACATCTTCCCGCTGCGCGCCAGGTCCGGCGGCGTCCTCGTGCGCAACGGCCACACCGAGGCGGCCGTCGACCTCGCCCGCCTCGCGGGGCTGCGCCCGGCCGGCGCCATCGTCGAGATCGCCGGCGAGGACGGCGAGATGCTGCGGCTGCCCGAGCTGATCCCGTTCGCCCGCAAGCACGGCCTGACGATCATCTCCATCGAGGACCTCATCGCCTACCGCCGCTCCGCCGAGCCCACCGTCCGCCGCGAGGCCGAGACGCGGCTCCCCACCGCCCACGGCACCTTCACGGCGTACGGCTACCGCTCCACCGTCGACGGCGTCGAGCACGTCGCCCTCGTGCACGGCGAGATCGGCGACGGCGAGGACGTCCTGGTCCGCGTCCACTCCGAGTGCCTCACCGGCGACGTGTTCAGCTCCCTGCGCTGCGACTGCGGCCCCCAGCTGGACGCCTCCCTGCAGCGCATCCAGGCCGAGGGCAGGGGAGTGGTGGTCTACCTGCGCGGACACGAGGGACGCGGCATCGGGCTGCTCTCCAAGCTGCGCGCGTACGAACTCCAGGAGAACGGCCGCGACACCCTCGACGCCAACCTCGAACTCGGCCTGCCCGCCGACGCCCGCGACTACGGCGCCGGCGCGCAGATCCTGACGGATCTGGGAATCACGAGCGTCCGCCTGATGACCAACAACCCCGACAAGAGCGACGCCCTCGTCCGGCACGGCATCAAGGTCTCCGACCGCGAGCCGATGCCTGTACAGGCGGGCGAGCACAACCTCCGCTACCTGCGCACCAAGCGGGACCGGATGGGACACGACCTGCCCTGGCTGGACACGGCCCCCGTGTCCACCTGCAGCAACCAGTAG
- the ribH gene encoding 6,7-dimethyl-8-ribityllumazine synthase, with amino-acid sequence MSGKGAAPELSVRNVGDLRVAVIAAQWHDKVMDGLVNGALRALHDLGIDEPTLLRVPGSWELPVVAKVLAGRGYDAIVALGVVIRGGTPHFEYVCQGVTQGLTQVSVETGVPVGFGVLTCDTEEQALDRAGIEGSSEDKGHEAVTAAVATAATLRSVSEPWR; translated from the coding sequence GTGAGCGGCAAGGGCGCAGCACCGGAACTGTCCGTACGCAACGTGGGCGACCTTCGGGTCGCGGTCATCGCGGCGCAGTGGCACGACAAGGTGATGGACGGTCTGGTCAACGGCGCCCTGCGCGCCCTGCACGACCTGGGGATCGACGAGCCGACCCTGCTCCGGGTCCCCGGCAGCTGGGAACTCCCGGTGGTCGCCAAGGTCCTCGCGGGCCGCGGCTACGACGCGATCGTCGCCCTCGGCGTCGTCATCCGCGGCGGCACCCCGCACTTCGAGTACGTGTGCCAGGGCGTGACCCAGGGCCTGACCCAGGTCTCGGTCGAGACCGGCGTCCCCGTCGGCTTCGGCGTGCTGACCTGCGACACCGAGGAACAGGCCCTGGACCGGGCGGGCATCGAGGGCTCCAGCGAGGACAAGGGACACGAGGCGGTGACGGCGGCCGTGGCGACCGCGGCCACCCTCCGCTCAGTATCTGAACCCTGGCGCTGA
- a CDS encoding phosphoribosyl-ATP diphosphatase, protein MSKKTFEELFTELQQKAAHGDPATSRTAELVGKGVHAIGKKVVEEAAEVWMAAEYEGKEAAAEEISQLLYHVQVMMVARGISLDDVYAHL, encoded by the coding sequence ATGTCCAAGAAGACGTTCGAGGAGCTCTTCACCGAGCTCCAGCAGAAGGCCGCCCACGGCGACCCAGCCACTTCCCGCACCGCCGAACTGGTCGGCAAGGGCGTCCATGCCATCGGCAAGAAGGTCGTCGAGGAGGCCGCCGAGGTCTGGATGGCCGCCGAGTACGAGGGCAAGGAAGCGGCCGCCGAGGAGATCTCGCAGCTGCTGTACCACGTCCAGGTGATGATGGTCGCCCGCGGCATCTCCCTGGACGACGTGTACGCCCACCTCTGA
- the hisG gene encoding ATP phosphoribosyltransferase produces MLRIAVPNKGSLSGPAAEMLHEAGYQQRRESKELRIVDPVNDVEFFYLRPRDIAIYVSSGQLDIGITGRDLLIDSGANAEEILPLGFARSTFRFASKPGAARGVEDLTGKTVATSYEGIVAKHLADSGIDASVVHLDGAVETAIELGVAEVIADVVETGTSLRNAGLEVFGDPIMKSEAVVIRRTGADGEEPKVQQFLRRLQGVLVARTYVMMDYDCRVEQLEKAVALTPGLESPTVSPLHNEGWVAVRAMVPAKEAQRIMDDLYDIGARAILTTAIHACRL; encoded by the coding sequence ATGCTGCGCATCGCCGTCCCCAACAAGGGTTCACTGTCCGGCCCTGCGGCGGAGATGCTGCATGAGGCCGGCTACCAGCAGCGCCGCGAGTCCAAGGAACTGCGGATCGTCGACCCGGTCAACGACGTCGAGTTCTTCTACCTCCGCCCCCGCGACATCGCGATCTACGTCTCCTCCGGGCAGCTCGACATCGGCATCACCGGCCGTGACCTGCTGATCGACTCCGGCGCCAACGCCGAGGAGATCCTGCCGCTGGGCTTCGCCCGCTCCACCTTCCGCTTCGCCTCCAAGCCGGGCGCGGCGAGGGGCGTCGAGGACCTCACGGGCAAGACGGTCGCCACCTCCTACGAGGGCATCGTCGCCAAGCACCTCGCCGACAGCGGCATCGACGCCTCCGTCGTCCACCTCGACGGTGCCGTCGAGACCGCCATCGAGCTGGGCGTCGCCGAGGTCATCGCGGATGTCGTCGAGACCGGCACCAGCCTGCGCAACGCCGGCCTGGAGGTCTTCGGCGACCCGATCATGAAGTCCGAGGCCGTCGTCATCCGCCGCACCGGCGCGGACGGCGAGGAGCCCAAGGTGCAGCAGTTCCTGCGCCGCCTGCAGGGCGTCCTGGTCGCACGGACGTACGTGATGATGGACTACGACTGCCGCGTCGAGCAGCTCGAGAAGGCCGTCGCCCTCACCCCGGGCCTGGAGTCCCCGACCGTCTCCCCGCTGCACAACGAGGGCTGGGTCGCCGTCCGGGCCATGGTTCCGGCCAAGGAGGCCCAGCGCATCATGGACGACCTGTACGACATCGGCGCCCGGGCCATCCTGACGACGGCCATCCACGCCTGCCGCCTCTGA
- a CDS encoding PH domain-containing protein translates to MSSELPTLPVTFRPGRTRVVLLTAGVAIFVVITTVALLLEKLGPGERLSFILTGALMFGVLAMLARVKVVADESGVTVVNIAGRRRLEWAEIVQVNLRPGDPWVFLNLSDGTSLPALGIQPGIAKQRAIADARALRALVEARAVRDPEEHQG, encoded by the coding sequence ATGTCCTCCGAACTGCCCACCCTGCCCGTCACCTTCCGGCCGGGCCGCACCCGGGTCGTCCTGCTCACGGCCGGCGTCGCGATCTTCGTCGTCATCACGACGGTCGCGCTGCTGCTGGAGAAGCTCGGCCCGGGCGAACGCCTCAGCTTCATCCTCACCGGCGCGCTCATGTTCGGCGTGCTGGCCATGCTGGCGCGCGTCAAGGTCGTCGCCGACGAGTCCGGCGTCACCGTGGTGAACATCGCCGGCAGGCGCCGTCTGGAGTGGGCCGAGATCGTCCAGGTGAACCTCCGCCCGGGTGATCCCTGGGTGTTCCTCAACCTCAGCGACGGCACCAGCCTGCCCGCGCTCGGCATCCAGCCGGGCATCGCCAAGCAGCGTGCTATCGCCGACGCCCGCGCTCTGCGGGCGCTCGTCGAGGCCCGCGCCGTCAGGGACCCCGAGGAGCATCAGGGCTGA
- a CDS encoding hemolysin family protein, with protein MSTPLLLLAAAFLLILANGFFVAAEFGLVTVEATDAEKAAAEGDRRARRVAESLKELSFQLSGTQLGITITSLVVGMLAEPALAELLGVPFTAIGVPEGAVPGVAVVVGMLLASAVQMVIGELVPKNWAVSRPMQVARFVAGPQHVFARLFRPVIAALNSVANRLVRAMGIEPAEELASARTPGELVSLARHSAQAGALEQDTADLFVRTLSLGELTAQHVMTPRVKVSALQSSATAEDVVNLTRATGLSRFPVYRERIDEIVGMVHLKDALAIRSSDRLRTPVGRIARPALLVPETLPVQPLLAQLRSEQPIAVVVDEYGGTAGVVTLEDIVEEIVGEVRDEHDGQDLPELAAAPPEDGRPAWDADGSCRVDILQRIGLDVPEGPYETVAGLVADLLGRIPAVGDKAELPGWRLSVRRVGHYRAERVRLVRTGSVVEVAR; from the coding sequence ATGAGCACCCCCTTGCTGCTTCTGGCAGCCGCGTTCCTCCTGATCCTCGCCAACGGCTTCTTCGTGGCCGCCGAGTTCGGCCTGGTCACCGTCGAGGCCACGGACGCCGAGAAGGCCGCCGCCGAGGGCGACCGACGGGCCCGCAGGGTCGCCGAGTCGCTGAAGGAGCTGTCCTTCCAGCTCTCCGGCACCCAGCTCGGCATCACCATCACCTCCCTCGTCGTCGGCATGCTCGCCGAACCGGCGCTCGCGGAGCTGCTGGGCGTCCCCTTCACCGCGATCGGCGTCCCCGAGGGCGCGGTGCCCGGCGTCGCCGTGGTCGTCGGCATGCTGCTGGCCTCGGCCGTGCAGATGGTGATCGGCGAGCTCGTGCCCAAGAACTGGGCGGTGTCCCGGCCGATGCAGGTCGCGCGCTTCGTCGCCGGCCCGCAGCACGTCTTCGCACGTCTGTTCCGGCCGGTGATCGCCGCGCTGAACTCCGTCGCCAACCGCCTCGTCCGCGCCATGGGCATCGAGCCCGCCGAGGAGCTGGCCTCCGCCCGTACCCCCGGCGAACTCGTCTCCCTGGCCCGGCACTCCGCCCAGGCCGGCGCCCTGGAGCAGGACACGGCGGATCTGTTCGTACGGACGCTTTCACTCGGCGAGCTGACCGCGCAGCACGTGATGACGCCGCGCGTGAAGGTCAGCGCGCTCCAGTCGTCGGCCACCGCCGAGGACGTCGTCAACCTGACCCGCGCCACGGGCCTGTCCCGCTTCCCGGTCTACCGGGAGAGGATCGACGAGATCGTCGGCATGGTCCATCTGAAGGACGCGCTGGCGATCCGTTCGAGTGATCGTCTGCGCACCCCGGTCGGGCGCATCGCCCGCCCGGCGCTGCTCGTCCCCGAGACCCTGCCGGTCCAGCCCCTCCTCGCCCAGCTGCGCAGCGAGCAGCCCATCGCCGTCGTCGTCGACGAGTACGGCGGTACGGCCGGGGTGGTCACGCTGGAGGACATCGTCGAGGAGATCGTCGGCGAGGTCCGCGACGAACACGACGGCCAGGACCTGCCCGAACTCGCCGCCGCTCCGCCGGAGGACGGCCGCCCCGCCTGGGACGCCGACGGCAGCTGCCGCGTCGACATCCTCCAGCGCATAGGACTCGATGTGCCCGAAGGGCCGTACGAGACCGTCGCCGGACTCGTCGCCGACCTGCTCGGGCGCATCCCGGCCGTCGGGGACAAGGCGGAACTGCCCGGCTGGCGGCTGTCGGTGCGCCGGGTCGGCCACTACCGCGCCGAGCGCGTCCGGCTGGTCCGGACGGGGTCCGTCGTGGAGGTCGCCCGATGA
- a CDS encoding hemolysin family protein, protein MSVLQLLFAALLVLANGFFVGAEFALVSVRRSQIEPLGTARARQVLYGLERLPQMMAAAQFGITVCSLTLGAVAEPTVAHLLEPVFEWIHLPHGMIHPLTYVIALAAVVFFHLVIGEMLPKNLAMAAPEKVALWLSPGLVWFARFCRPITVALGAVAQAILRLFRVEPKDEVEAVFTSEQLNRLVEDSGQAGLLDPEEQERLEDALELGSRPVTDVLLKRESLVTVSPSVTPGQIVALTARTGYSRFPVAAENGAFMGYLHVKDVLDLEESQRAVPQQVWHPMTTLRSELPLDDALTVMRRAATHLAQVADASGKVLGLVALEDVLELLVGEVRDPAHRELPEVRVTGPRVNSGEPEEALAG, encoded by the coding sequence ATGAGCGTGCTCCAACTCCTCTTCGCCGCGCTGCTCGTGCTCGCCAACGGCTTCTTCGTCGGCGCCGAGTTCGCGCTGGTCTCCGTCCGGCGCAGCCAGATCGAACCGCTGGGCACCGCACGGGCCCGTCAGGTCCTGTACGGCCTGGAGCGGCTGCCGCAGATGATGGCGGCGGCCCAGTTCGGCATCACCGTCTGCTCGCTGACGCTCGGCGCGGTCGCCGAACCGACGGTGGCGCACCTGCTGGAGCCGGTGTTCGAATGGATCCACCTGCCGCACGGCATGATCCACCCGCTCACCTATGTCATCGCGCTCGCCGCGGTGGTCTTCTTCCACCTGGTCATCGGCGAGATGCTGCCGAAGAACCTGGCGATGGCGGCGCCGGAGAAGGTCGCGCTGTGGCTCAGCCCCGGCCTGGTCTGGTTCGCCCGCTTCTGCCGGCCGATCACCGTGGCCCTCGGCGCGGTCGCCCAGGCCATCCTGCGGCTCTTCCGCGTCGAGCCGAAGGACGAGGTCGAGGCGGTGTTCACCAGCGAGCAGCTCAACCGCCTCGTCGAGGACTCCGGTCAGGCCGGCCTGCTCGACCCCGAGGAGCAGGAACGTTTGGAGGATGCGCTGGAACTGGGCTCCCGCCCGGTGACGGACGTGCTCCTCAAGCGCGAGTCCCTCGTCACGGTCAGCCCGTCGGTCACCCCCGGCCAGATCGTCGCGCTCACCGCCCGCACCGGGTACTCCCGTTTCCCGGTGGCGGCGGAGAACGGCGCCTTCATGGGCTACCTGCATGTGAAGGACGTACTGGATCTGGAGGAGTCGCAACGCGCGGTGCCGCAGCAGGTGTGGCACCCGATGACGACGCTGCGCTCGGAACTGCCGCTGGACGACGCCCTGACGGTGATGCGCCGCGCCGCGACCCACCTCGCCCAGGTGGCCGACGCCTCCGGCAAGGTCCTCGGCCTCGTCGCGCTGGAGGACGTACTGGAGCTGCTGGTCGGCGAGGTACGCGACCCGGCGCACCGGGAGCTGCCGGAGGTACGGGTCACGGGGCCGCGGGTGAACAGCGGGGAGCCTGAGGAGGCCCTGGCGGGATAG
- a CDS encoding AAA family ATPase encodes MDFGTQGPEAPADLAWLRGVDAYTMGAYPQAEEEFRTAVRIDPGMADGWLGLHALRVDTTTALLRMFRHRERFGEQRARHRRTLNSWYWLGWWVQPVLESPRDLLLAHASHWLDGRHVPELDRALAGLPPVDTDHQVRFLHACRAYLVKDWEQLVRHTDPLLDDPMLGIEAGLFGGMARVRLETYGQAEPLLSAALMRCRSEQPQRKELRYWLARAHEGTGRSAAALPLYRAVHRVDPAFMDTSARLAAIAEGDGYDETADLAAITLTGVGQDVADGPDGLDPLFGIEGRDLRLPDPDLPPAVPLPSVADPAVREKTAVPGQPIPAGPTDPGLLEEALAELERMVGLEPVKRQVKALSAQLNMARLRTGQGLPVQPPKRHFVFSGPSGTGKTTVARILGRVFYALGLLGGDHLVEAQRADLVGEYLGQTAVKANELIDSALGGVLFVDEAYSLSNTGYGKGDAYGDEALQVLLKRAEDNRDHLVVILAGYPEGMDRLLAANPGLSSRFTTRVDFPSYRPLELTSIGEVLAAENGDVWDEEALDELRSIAGHVVDQGWIDELGNGRFLRTLYEKSCAYRDLRLTTYPGALTRDDLSTLRLPDLMQAYGEVLSGRGPQDPSAM; translated from the coding sequence ATGGACTTCGGCACGCAGGGCCCCGAGGCCCCGGCCGACCTCGCTTGGCTGCGAGGTGTGGATGCCTACACGATGGGGGCGTATCCGCAGGCGGAGGAGGAGTTCCGTACCGCGGTGCGGATCGATCCCGGGATGGCCGACGGCTGGCTGGGGCTGCACGCGCTGCGCGTCGACACGACGACCGCGCTGCTGCGGATGTTCCGGCACCGGGAGCGCTTCGGGGAACAGCGCGCCCGGCATCGGCGGACGCTCAACTCCTGGTACTGGCTGGGCTGGTGGGTGCAGCCGGTCCTGGAGAGTCCGCGCGACCTGCTGCTGGCCCACGCCTCGCACTGGCTGGACGGCCGGCACGTCCCGGAGCTGGACCGCGCGCTGGCCGGGCTGCCGCCCGTGGACACCGACCACCAGGTCCGCTTCCTGCACGCGTGTCGCGCCTACCTGGTCAAGGACTGGGAGCAGCTCGTCCGGCACACCGACCCGCTGCTCGACGACCCGATGCTCGGCATCGAGGCCGGCCTGTTCGGCGGTATGGCGCGGGTACGGCTGGAGACGTACGGACAGGCCGAGCCGCTGTTGTCGGCCGCGCTGATGCGCTGCCGCAGCGAGCAGCCGCAGCGCAAGGAGCTGCGGTACTGGCTGGCCCGGGCGCATGAGGGCACGGGCCGGTCCGCGGCCGCCCTCCCGCTCTACCGTGCCGTGCACCGCGTCGACCCCGCCTTCATGGACACCTCGGCCCGGCTCGCGGCGATCGCCGAGGGCGACGGCTACGACGAGACCGCCGACCTCGCGGCGATCACGCTCACCGGGGTCGGACAGGACGTGGCCGACGGTCCCGACGGGCTCGATCCGCTCTTCGGCATCGAGGGACGGGACCTGAGGCTGCCGGACCCGGACCTGCCGCCGGCCGTTCCGCTGCCGTCGGTGGCCGATCCGGCGGTGCGCGAGAAGACGGCCGTACCGGGGCAGCCGATCCCCGCCGGGCCCACCGACCCCGGGTTACTCGAGGAGGCGCTCGCCGAGCTCGAGCGCATGGTGGGGCTGGAGCCCGTCAAGCGCCAGGTCAAGGCGCTGTCCGCCCAGTTGAACATGGCCCGGCTGCGCACCGGGCAGGGCCTGCCGGTGCAGCCGCCCAAACGGCACTTCGTCTTCTCCGGCCCCTCCGGCACCGGCAAGACCACGGTCGCCCGCATCCTGGGCCGTGTCTTCTACGCCCTCGGACTCCTCGGCGGCGACCATCTCGTGGAGGCCCAGCGAGCCGATCTGGTCGGCGAGTATCTGGGCCAGACGGCCGTGAAGGCCAACGAGCTCATCGACTCCGCGCTCGGCGGTGTCCTGTTCGTGGACGAGGCGTACTCCCTCTCCAACACCGGTTACGGCAAGGGCGACGCCTACGGCGACGAGGCCCTCCAGGTGCTGCTGAAGCGGGCGGAGGACAACCGGGACCACCTGGTGGTGATCCTGGCCGGCTATCCGGAGGGCATGGACCGTCTGCTGGCCGCCAATCCGGGACTGTCGTCGCGCTTCACGACCCGCGTCGACTTTCCCTCCTACCGCCCCCTCGAACTCACCTCGATCGGCGAGGTGCTCGCCGCGGAGAACGGGGACGTGTGGGACGAGGAGGCACTGGACGAGCTGCGGTCCATCGCCGGGCATGTGGTCGACCAGGGGTGGATCGACGAGTTGGGCAACGGGCGGTTCCTGCGGACGCTGTACGAGAAGAGCTGTGCGTACCGGGATCTGCGGTTGACGACCTATCCGGGGGCCTTGACGAGGGACGACCTGTCGACGCTTCGGTTGCCGGATCTGATGCAGGCGTATGGAGAGGTGCTGTCGGGGAGAGGGCCGCAGGATCCGTCGGCCATGTGA
- a CDS encoding uridine kinase, giving the protein MQDLATRLHRLPPSCGPVRLVGVDGHAGSGKSTFAGQLARALGDAPVLHLDDIASHDELFEWTERLLTQVIEPLAHGETAHYAPYDWRARQFGAPVALPPAPVIVIEGVGAGRRALRPYLARLLWMELAHEESWTRGRSRDGEEQREFWDRWVKAERSHFADDSSRPFADLLVRQCGKGYEVVPGPAGTVGPDQFITHGDGPSAMC; this is encoded by the coding sequence ATTCAAGACCTCGCCACGCGGCTCCACCGCCTCCCCCCGTCCTGCGGCCCGGTCCGCCTCGTCGGCGTGGACGGGCACGCCGGCTCCGGAAAGTCCACGTTCGCCGGGCAGTTGGCCCGCGCGCTCGGCGACGCCCCGGTGCTGCACCTCGACGACATCGCCAGCCACGACGAGCTGTTCGAGTGGACCGAGCGCCTGCTGACCCAGGTGATCGAACCGCTCGCCCACGGCGAGACCGCCCACTACGCCCCCTACGACTGGCGGGCCCGCCAGTTCGGAGCGCCCGTCGCCCTGCCGCCCGCCCCGGTGATCGTCATCGAGGGCGTCGGCGCCGGCCGCCGCGCACTACGTCCGTATCTCGCCCGGCTGCTGTGGATGGAACTGGCGCACGAGGAGTCGTGGACGCGGGGACGGTCGCGGGACGGGGAGGAGCAGCGGGAGTTCTGGGACCGGTGGGTCAAGGCGGAGCGCAGTCACTTCGCCGATGACTCGTCCCGGCCGTTCGCCGACCTTCTGGTTCGGCAGTGCGGCAAGGGATATGAGGTGGTTCCTGGGCCTGCCGGGACCGTTGGACCGGACCAGTTCATCACGCACGGTGACGGGCCATCGGCAATGTGCTGA